The following proteins are encoded in a genomic region of Nicotiana sylvestris chromosome 4, ASM39365v2, whole genome shotgun sequence:
- the LOC138889538 gene encoding uncharacterized protein, which yields MYTRFTTLTNELKSLGRIILKEYKVEKILTRVLPVTWKSKITAIQESKNIATLKLDELIRNLTTYELRRQTMKMDAPKKERSLALRIVEGADLKDDEMAMITRDSKNEDSEDKAEDEQALMSIGESDDEQEEHEDEAIGLVKELSEVSAQAKDAPKEETGVRIGSSIQGNLTGGTEQRRTETNPLMEPVHDPVPRQQKMEETSSRNQLVNLCAFDAFLSLIKPKNVVEALQDAYWVNAMQDELNQFERSQVWDVELPKLGRSGGKKKFEKEKERKGKCGDVMRKGKGVADSSPTTELPGDELGLSVEETLTDLLKKVGASYDPKKRRTPTLKAPSAPKPSKKRKASSPTTTETSFPKGIATRSRVKQSESDLQQALAKNKKKRMDKGKGKVAKSSEAIDVEEMEQVHQEDYAIIEVQTPKPKKTKTYSKKFSSMFEAAKPSLAKRTRSAVKNKQVRISEDEEWSGEEENESDGEQDKLAKFGKRKILNGRLLKDLVEP from the exons atgtacacaaggttcacaacactaacaaatgaacttaaatctcttgggagaattatccttAAAGAATataaggttgagaaaatcttgacaagggtcttacCAGTAACTTGGAAAAGTAAAAttactgctattcaggaatcaaagaacattgctactctcaagttggatgaatTGATTAGAAATCTTActacctatgaactgagaaggcaaaccatgaaaatggatgcacccaagaaggaaaggagtctggctctcagaatagtTGAAGGTGCAGATCTaaaggatgatgaaatggccatgatcacaagggattcaaaaa atgaggattcagaagataaaGCTgaagatgaacaagcacttatgtccattggagaatcagatgatgaacaagag gaacatgaagatgaagctattgggctggtaaaagaatTGAGTGAAGTTTCAGCTCAAGCTAAAGATGCACCAAAAGAAGAAACAGGTGTTAGAataggttcttccatccagggcaacctgactgggggaactgaacaaagaagaactGAAACCAATCCCCTAATGGAACCTGTCCATGACCCTGTTCCTCGACAACAGAAAATGGAAGAAACATCAAGTAGAAACCAATtagtt aatctgtgtgcttttgatgctttcttatctcttattaaacctaaaaatgttgttgaggctttgcaagaTGCAtattgggtaaatgcaatgcaagatgaactcaatcagtttgagagaagtcaagtttg GGATGTGGAATTACCTAAGTTAggaaggagtggaggtaaaaagaaatttgaaaaagaaaaggagagaaaggGTAAATGTGGTGATGTGATGAGAAAAGGGAAAGGAGTGGCTGATTCCTCACCCACTACTGAGTTGCCT GGAGATGAACTTGGTTTATCAGTTGAAGAGACCCTAACAGACCTTCTGAAAAAGGTAGGTGCAAGTTACgatccaaagaaaaggagaactccCACACTAAAAGCCCCCAGTGCTCCTAAACCTTCCAAGAAACGAAAGGCTTCCTCCCCAACAACTACTGAAACTTCTTTTCCAAAGGGAATagccacaagaagcagggtaaAACAGAGTGAGAGTGACCTACAACAGGCTTTggctaaaaataagaagaagaggATGGATAAAGGAAAAGGTAAGGTTGCAAAGTCCTCTGAAGCAATTGatgttgaggagatggaacaggtTCATCAGGAGGACTATGCAATAATagaggttcagacccccaagcccaaaaagacCAAGACTTATTCCAAGAAGTTTTCCTCTATGTTTGAGGCTGCTAAACCTTCAttggccaagaggacaaggtctgcagTAAAAAACAAACAAGTTAGAATTtctgaagatgaggaatggagtggtgaagaagaaaatgagtctgatggtgaacaagacaagctggccaagtttggaaaaaggaaaattttgaatGGAAGATTGCTGAAAGATTTGGTGGAACCATGA